A DNA window from Acropora palmata chromosome 12, jaAcrPala1.3, whole genome shotgun sequence contains the following coding sequences:
- the LOC141860920 gene encoding uncharacterized protein LOC141860920, which translates to MPGRNCAIFGCGSCRRTKGIGIWKLPFGVDEKHREWREAWLGELKKTRVIGSDFRDQIRNDRVYTCEKHFAPEDVEIFRTDKTTRRKPKFGALPKQNMPSKSIQTSKPAPRQERRPVQALEAT; encoded by the exons ATGCCAGGCCGCAACTGTGCGATTTTTGGCTGTGGATCGTGTAGACGGACCAAAGGAATCGGTATTTGGAAGTTGCCCTTTGGTGTGGACGAGAAACATCGTGAATGGCGCGAAGCTTGGCTTGGGGagctgaaaaaaacaagagtgATCGGCTCCGATTTTAGAGATCAGATAAGGAACGATCGAGTCTACACCTGCGAGAAGCATTTTGCACCAGAAGATGTTGAGATAT TTCGCACTGACAAAACGACTCGAAGAAAGCCGAAATTCGGTGCATTACCGAAACAGAATATGCCTTCAAAAAGTATACAAACGAGCAAGCCAGCGCCGAGACAAGAGCGTCGCCCCGTTCAAGCACTTGAGGCTACTTGA
- the LOC141860883 gene encoding uncharacterized protein LOC141860883 codes for MRPIVSFCGSPTYQLSKHLTNILKPLTDKSRHKLQSTDNFIDAIKTIQIPDDHKLVSFDVKSLFTSIPLQLALDCTKTAINKSHYQPPLPTDDLMDLLHLCLTSTYFQYNGKHYKQLHGTAMGSPVSVVVAEIVMQNIEEQALATYSETLPLWLRYVDDTITAVHESKIDEFHEHLNEQNTNIQFTKEIEENGKIPFLDCLVTRENNTLRTTVYRKPTHTDRLLDQTSYNPTSHKATTVRTLTRRAQIVCDSDDSLTDEIKHLNTVFIKNNYNTDFIERNTYNRPNDSSNNSYTTTATIPYVRGTSETIARIVRPYNIRVAHKPIFTLRRLLTHVKGKDKPEDRPGAVYKIHCSDCQATYIGETGRNLTTRLTEHKRATKKGDLNNNIAEHHLKTNHAIDWDSATCLTYSTDYYQRITLESWFTNLEQTALNRCQPLPAPYKRLLNRKQ; via the coding sequence atgcgacccatagtctcattctgtgggtctcctacttaccaactttcaaaacacttaactaacattctcaaacccttaactgacaagtcacgacacaaactacaatccacggacaacttcattgacgctatcaaaacaatacaaataccagacgaccacaagcttgtatccttcgacgtcaaatcacttttcaccagcataccacttcaacttgcccttgactgtactaagaccgccatcaacaaatcacactaccaaccaccattacccacagacgaccttatggacctactgcacctttgtctgacctcaacctactttcaatacaacggtaaacactacaagcaactacacggaacagctatgggatcacctgtttccgttgttgtggctgaaatagtcatgcaaaacatcgaggaacaggctctagcaacttacagtgaaacactccctctctggctacgttacgttgacgatacgatcactgctgtacacgaaagcaaaatcgacgaattccacgaacacttgaacgaacagaacactaacatccagtttactaaggagatcgaggagaacggtaagatacctttcctcgactgcttggtaacacgcgaaaacaacaccctacgaaccactgtttacaggaaaccaacacacactgacagactacttgaccaaacgtcctacaatcctacttcacacaaagcgactacggtacgaaccttgacaagaagagcacaaattgtttgcgactcagacgacagtttgactgacgaaatcaagcacttaaacactgtttttattaagaacaactacaacacagatttcatcgaacgcaatacttacaacagaccgaacgacagctctaacaactcatacaccaccacagccactataccttacgtacgaggtacctccgaaaccatagcacgcatagttcgaccttacaacattcgagttgcacacaaacccattttcactttacgacgcttactcactcatgttaagggaaaagacaaacccgaagacagaccaggagcagtttataagatccactgctccgactgccaggccacttatatcggtgagaccggcagaaacttaaccacgcgactaaccgaacacaaacgagctacaaaaaagggtgacctcaacaataacatcgccgaacaccacttaaaaacaaaccacgctatcgactgggactctgctacgtgtttaacctacagtaccgactattatcaacgaattacactcgaaagctggtttaccaacttagaacaaactgccctaaatcgttgtcaacctcttcccgcaccttacaaacgtttactcaacaggaaacaataa
- the LOC141860815 gene encoding uncharacterized protein LOC141860815 codes for MQSIINKHNKKVTSIDTKPNSQDQCNCRDKDQCPIDNKCLTSGVIYNARVTTDDTTKNYIGLTEGTFKQRFTQHKHSFRHRNQMNSTELSKYIWQLRDSKKDFNIKWTIICRARPKPIILALCQRVDVDWVDLDWLDWVDLDWLDWVALDWLDWIDLDWLDWVDLDWLDWVALDWLDWIDLDWLDWVDLDWLDWVDLDWLDWVDLDWLDWVALDWLDWIDLDWLDWVDLDWLDWVDLDWLDWVDLDWLDWVDLAWLDWVDLHWLDWVDLDWLSWVGLDWLDWVDLDWLDWVALDWLDWIALDWLDWVDLDWLDWIYRSRLTVWALFNMEGLVNPNWLGRVNQALLQRHFNV; via the exons ATGCAATccataataaacaaacacaacaagaaagtaaccaGCATCGACACCAAACCTAATTCGCAAGACCAATGCAACTGCCGCGATAAAGACCAATGCCCTATCGACAATAAGTGTTTAACATCAGGTGTAATCTACAACGCCCGAGTCACAACAGACGATACCACGAAGAATTACATCGGATTGACGGAAGGAACATTCAAGCAAAGATTCACGCAACACAAACATTCATTCCGCCACAGGAACCAAATGAATAGCACAGAACTATCCAAATACATCTGGCAACTACGCGACAGCAAGAAAGactttaatattaaatggACTATCATCTGCAGAGCAAGACC AAAGCCAATTATCTTAGCATTATGCCAGCGTGTTGATGTGGATTGGGTTGacctggactggctggattgggttgatctggactggctggattgggttgctctggactggctggattggattgatctggactggctggattgggttgatctggactggctggattgggttgctctggactggctggattggattgatctggactggctggattgggttgatctggactggctggattgggttgacctggactggctggattgggttgatctggactggctggattgggttgctctggactggctggattggattgatctggactggctggattgggttgatctggactggctggattgggttgacctggactggctggattgggttgatctggactggctggattgggttgaTCTGGCctggctggattgggttgacctgcactggctggattgggttgaCCTGGACTGGCTGAGCTGGGTTGgtctggactggctggattgggttgatctggactggctggattgggttgctctggactggctggattggattgctctggactggctggattgggttgatctggactggctggattggatCTATAGATCCAGACTGACTGTATGGGCTTTATTCAATATGGAGGGGTTGGTTAATCCAAACTGGCTTGGCAGGGTTAATCAGGCACTTCTTCAAAGgcattttaatgtttaa
- the LOC141860814 gene encoding uncharacterized protein LOC141860814, whose translation MDYNKTICAVVKEAITKGELPASAINLIVDNPRTSSFYMLPKIHKPGNPGRPIVSACNCPTELIATYLDVISTPLVLSLPSYVKDTNHMLRIADSFRFPGTSNYAFTMDVKSLYTVIPNGDGLLALTHFLNKRPVLQPPTHTLVHLAELVLTLNTFSFNGNFYRQTGGVAMGSRLGPNYACLFIGHVEEQIFAQYTGTKPALYKRYIDDIVGATFGSRDEIEVFATYVNGFHPSVQFTWIISDVQLPFLDLCLKPVSDRLLTSIHYKDTDTHSYLYYTSSHPARCKNSIPYSQFLRLRRICSEDNDFENKSIEMASFFRNRDYPSSMIQRAQERVSAIPRHALISERSDVPDAQPTIPLVLTYHPTNAWIKNIMTRNFHLLRDDPDTRDIYEPVRILCSYRRDTNLRDSLVRSHLNTISVSDEDRGTFPCGRSRCNTCTHTNASPTINTPGGCITITSRYTCISQNVVYVIKCRTCNKIYIGETGRRLGDRFREHLRSTRQTNTDLPVGRHFASPSHACTDMLVSVIRSGFRDAQDRRRFEARMIFKHKTLHPGGLNTDFAFL comes from the coding sequence ATGGActacaacaaaacaatttgtgcAGTGGTTAAGGAGGCTATCACAAAAGGAGAACTTCCAGCATCAGCCATCAATCTTATCGTGGACAATCCTCGCACGTCTAGTTTTTACATGCTGCCGAAAATCCACAAGCCCGGTAACCCTGGAAGACCTATTGTTTCCGCCTGTAATTGCCCTACAGAGCTAATAGCCACGTATTTGGACGTGATCAGTACTCCTTTGGTCCTGAGCTTACCAAGCTACGTGAAAGATACGAATCACATGCTCCGCATTGCTGACTCTTTCCGTTTTCCTGGAACGTCCAACTATGCTTTCACTATGGATGTGAAATCTTTATACACTGTCATCCCCAATGGCGATGGCCTCTTGGCACTGACGCATTTTCTCAACAAAAGACCGGTCCTGCAACCCCCCACCCATACTCTGGTTCATCTAGCTGAATTGGTCCTTACATTGAACACATTCTCTTTCAATGGGAATTTCTATCGCCAGACGGGAGGGGTCGCTATGGGGAGCCGTCTGGGACCTAATTATGCGTGCCTGTTTATAGGGCATGTCGAGGAACAAATCTTCGCCCAGTACACGGGAACGAAACCAGCCCTGTACAAACGATATATCGATGACATCGTGGGTGCCACTTTCGGAAGTAGAGATGAGATCGAAGTTTTTGCGACCTATGTCAACGGTTTTCATCCCAGCGTCCAGTTCACCTGGATCATTTCGGATGTACAGCTGCCTTTCCTTGACCTTTGTTTGAAGCCAGTTTCTGATCGTCTCCTCACCAGTATACACTACAAGGATACTGACACTCATTCTTATCTGTATTACACATCTTCTCACCCCGCCCGTTGTAAGAATTCCATCCCTTACAGTCAGTTTCTCCGTCTACGGCGCATCTGCAGCGAGgataatgactttgaaaacaaaagtatagAAATGGCGAGTTTTTTCCGAAACCGCGACTATCCTTCCAGTATGATTCAGCGAGCGCAAGAACGCGTGTCAGCTATCCCTCGTCACGCCCTTATTTCAGAGCGTTCAGATGTACCAGATGCTCAACCTACCATCCCATTGGTGTTAACGTACCATCCCACAAACGCCTGGATCAAAAACATCATGACCAGAAACTTCCATTTGTTACGAGATGATCCAGATACTAGGGACATTTACGAACCAGTACGAATTTTGTGCTCGTATCGTCGTGACACAAACCTGCGCGACTCCTTGGTGAGAAGCCATCTGAACACCATATCTGTTTCTGACGAGGATCGTGGTACGTTTCCATGTGGTCGGTCACGATGCAATACTTGCACCCACACCAATGCTTCACCTACGATCAACACGCCTGGGGGATGCATCACCATCACTTCTAGGTACACCTGTATAAGCCAGAACGTGGTATACGTTATCAAATGTCGTACCTGCAACAAGATCTACATCGGAGAGACAGGAAGACGCCTAGGAGATCGTTTCAGAGAGCACTTACGTTCCACACGACAAACCAACACCGATCTTCCCGTTGGTCGACACTTCGCATCACCAAGCCATGCCTGTACCGATATGCTGGTGTCCGTAATCCGCTCTGGCTTCCGAGATGCCCAGGATAGGCGTCGCTTCGAGGCCAGGAtgattttcaaacacaaaacGTTACATCCAGGAGGACTTAATACCGACTTTGCCTTCCTATAA